A single region of the Nitrospira sp. genome encodes:
- a CDS encoding cytochrome bc complex cytochrome b subunit has translation MDTTTQPTTTQPSAIEKVLAFVDERVGLKTLQAKMLNEPVPGGSRWAYVFGSVLLFIFIMQAVTGILLMFYYVPTADHAYASTQYIIHSVDYGWFLLSYHFWGSTAMVVCVFAHMSQVFLWGAYKKPRELIWLVGLALFGIVMGFGFTGYLLPWDQRAYWATTVGVEIMDKTPLLGDFMARFLKGGATPGQMTLSRFFVIHVMVLPAALMGLAGLHLFLFRKAGPAGPFRGSVEEIKAKTDYFFPRQIWKDIVGMVAVFLCICSLAFWEPIVLLEEATPDPGDYHPEPEWYFLFLFQLLRLKVFAGEFGQFLGAIALPGAFMALLAALPFIDRDPERNIFKRPIALIGWIVVMASILIFTVAAIINREFLE, from the coding sequence ATGGATACGACTACGCAGCCGACGACCACTCAGCCCTCAGCCATTGAAAAAGTCTTAGCCTTTGTCGACGAGCGCGTCGGGCTGAAGACTCTGCAAGCCAAAATGCTCAACGAGCCCGTCCCTGGCGGGTCGCGATGGGCCTATGTATTTGGCTCCGTCCTGCTCTTTATTTTCATCATGCAGGCGGTCACTGGCATTCTGTTGATGTTCTACTACGTGCCGACCGCAGACCATGCCTATGCGAGCACCCAGTACATCATCCACTCAGTGGATTACGGCTGGTTCCTGTTGAGCTATCACTTCTGGGGCTCAACGGCGATGGTCGTGTGTGTGTTCGCCCACATGTCTCAAGTCTTTCTCTGGGGCGCCTACAAAAAACCGCGCGAACTCATCTGGTTGGTCGGTTTGGCCCTCTTCGGCATTGTCATGGGATTCGGATTTACCGGCTATCTGTTGCCGTGGGACCAACGGGCTTACTGGGCCACGACGGTCGGCGTTGAGATCATGGACAAGACGCCGCTTCTCGGCGATTTCATGGCTCGCTTCCTGAAGGGGGGCGCGACCCCTGGCCAGATGACGCTGAGTCGCTTCTTTGTCATCCATGTCATGGTTCTTCCGGCGGCCTTGATGGGTCTGGCGGGACTGCATCTCTTCCTGTTCCGTAAGGCCGGCCCTGCCGGACCGTTCCGTGGGAGCGTGGAAGAAATTAAGGCTAAGACCGACTACTTCTTCCCCCGTCAAATCTGGAAAGACATTGTCGGGATGGTGGCGGTTTTCCTGTGCATCTGTAGCCTCGCGTTCTGGGAGCCGATTGTGCTTCTGGAAGAGGCCACGCCGGATCCAGGAGACTACCATCCGGAGCCGGAATGGTACTTCCTGTTCCTCTTCCAGCTCCTCCGGCTCAAAGTCTTTGCCGGCGAGTTCGGGCAGTTCCTTGGTGCTATCGCTCTGCCCGGTGCGTTCATGGCGTTGCTTGCCGCATTGCCCTTCATTGATCGTGATCCGGAGCGGAATATCTTCAAACGACCGATCGCCTTGATCGGATGGATTGTGGTCATGGCGAGCATTTTGATTTTCACCGTGGCGGCAATCATCAACCGCGAATTTCTGGAATAG
- a CDS encoding SLBB domain-containing protein, which produces MVVSMIPHHRATLPARRVALSHALIWMLVSSFILPPSLLAQNLPPQAVPPGMMQQAAPGTPGSLFTPGGFNAPGAGGGFGQAIVTNPTALQPIVPTQTPCPIPLPSDLGSKGTVPNLNDYWPVEPSSLLPSSIEQRMKQEQEERDRRQEKLQAEKEKSSIEYQVQVEREKRGVSQLPFGQGVVPSLQQPAAQTQGQPGNPPGGQPGGVRSLPEKKAFTAELLRQQDFNVEEAFAEFSVLHGVKSRVRQFGYDFFEAQANTFSPIQDVPVGPDFIVGPQDSIAVHIWNVPDPSFNRSFIVPVERDGMMVIPQVGAIPVGGQTFSQVEQTVRSRLSNLLKRFELHLSMARIRTIKVYVVGEVIRPGAYEISALATTSNALYAACGPARSGSLRQVKVMREGKTVAELDLYDFLLRGDRRFDQRLQSGDVVLVPPLGPVVAVSGSIKRPAIYEVKPGVRLTELLTLAGGLTPLSDRQRCHLFRLDPERGRIMVDVDLVGALASQGHEKSRPGVAGGDPVLLDGDYVRIGILPTQITNVVSLVGAVKSPGPYEYRPGMKVKDLLIHDQLTMDAYADRAEIVRTDPVTYQTKVIQFSPRALLEGSEADNHVLQRLDQVVVASQHRPPNLVLVEGELKRPGYFTIEMGERLSSVLKRAGGVTQNAFPAGLVLSRESVKLRQQAELERFVASERQRLTAQAAGGAAGASGLSTAAVLSTGGGLAEQQVLSLRLQQLEAITSRLELGRVVIRMDSIEQLEGTEDDIILEARDRILMPTPSQTVSIIGSVKNPSTVVYRPSLGLEDYLRQAGGLTEDANKKEMYVMRANGTTDSAYLAVKELRSGDTIVVPQKIEARTPQLALWQTVASIIGSVALTAAGIAVVGR; this is translated from the coding sequence ATGGTCGTGAGTATGATCCCCCATCATCGTGCCACTCTCCCTGCGCGCCGGGTTGCCCTCTCCCATGCCTTGATTTGGATGTTGGTGTCGTCCTTCATCCTGCCGCCGTCGCTGTTGGCCCAGAATCTTCCGCCTCAAGCCGTGCCACCCGGCATGATGCAGCAAGCGGCGCCTGGTACTCCCGGTAGTCTGTTCACGCCCGGCGGCTTCAACGCTCCCGGGGCCGGGGGCGGTTTCGGGCAGGCCATCGTCACCAACCCCACCGCATTGCAGCCGATTGTGCCGACCCAAACTCCCTGTCCGATTCCTCTCCCCTCCGATCTCGGTTCGAAGGGAACGGTTCCCAACTTGAATGATTATTGGCCTGTCGAACCGAGCAGCCTGTTGCCCAGTTCGATCGAGCAGCGGATGAAGCAGGAACAGGAAGAACGCGACCGCCGGCAGGAAAAGCTGCAGGCCGAGAAGGAAAAATCCAGTATCGAGTATCAGGTTCAGGTCGAACGTGAGAAAAGGGGTGTTTCGCAGCTGCCGTTCGGGCAGGGAGTCGTTCCCAGTCTTCAACAGCCTGCCGCTCAAACTCAGGGCCAGCCGGGGAATCCGCCCGGAGGCCAACCGGGCGGGGTGCGTTCCTTGCCCGAAAAGAAGGCCTTTACGGCTGAATTGCTCCGTCAGCAGGACTTCAATGTTGAAGAGGCGTTCGCCGAGTTTTCCGTGTTGCACGGCGTGAAGAGCCGCGTGCGACAGTTCGGCTACGACTTTTTCGAAGCGCAGGCCAATACCTTTTCGCCGATCCAGGATGTCCCGGTCGGGCCGGATTTCATCGTCGGGCCGCAGGACTCGATTGCCGTCCACATTTGGAATGTGCCTGACCCGAGCTTCAATCGCAGTTTCATCGTGCCGGTCGAGCGTGATGGGATGATGGTGATCCCGCAGGTAGGGGCCATTCCTGTCGGCGGCCAGACTTTTTCACAGGTCGAGCAGACCGTGCGGTCCAGACTGAGCAATCTCCTGAAGCGATTCGAATTGCACCTGTCGATGGCGCGGATCCGGACGATCAAAGTGTATGTCGTCGGCGAAGTCATCCGTCCGGGGGCCTACGAAATCAGCGCGTTGGCCACCACGTCGAATGCGCTCTATGCCGCCTGCGGCCCGGCCCGTTCGGGATCGTTGCGCCAGGTCAAGGTGATGCGCGAGGGGAAGACTGTCGCGGAACTGGACCTGTATGATTTTCTGCTGCGGGGAGACCGACGTTTCGATCAGCGTTTACAGTCGGGAGACGTGGTGCTGGTTCCGCCGCTCGGTCCGGTGGTGGCGGTCAGCGGATCGATCAAGCGCCCGGCGATCTACGAAGTGAAGCCCGGAGTGCGTTTGACGGAACTCCTGACGCTTGCCGGAGGTCTCACGCCGCTTTCCGACCGACAACGGTGCCATCTGTTCCGGCTTGATCCTGAACGGGGCCGGATTATGGTGGATGTGGATCTGGTCGGCGCGCTGGCGTCTCAGGGTCATGAAAAAAGCCGGCCCGGTGTGGCCGGCGGCGATCCGGTTCTACTCGACGGAGATTATGTGCGCATCGGCATTCTCCCGACGCAAATTACCAATGTGGTGAGTCTTGTCGGGGCCGTGAAAAGCCCGGGCCCGTACGAATACCGCCCCGGCATGAAGGTGAAGGATCTGTTGATTCACGATCAGCTCACCATGGATGCCTATGCCGATCGTGCCGAAATCGTGAGGACCGACCCGGTCACCTATCAAACCAAAGTGATTCAATTCAGCCCCCGGGCGCTGCTCGAAGGAAGCGAGGCTGACAATCACGTGCTTCAGCGGTTGGACCAGGTGGTTGTTGCCAGCCAACATCGCCCACCCAATCTAGTGCTGGTTGAGGGGGAGCTGAAAAGACCGGGCTATTTCACGATCGAAATGGGTGAGCGATTAAGCTCCGTCTTGAAGCGTGCCGGCGGGGTGACGCAGAACGCGTTTCCCGCCGGGCTGGTATTGTCGCGGGAATCCGTCAAGCTCCGGCAACAGGCCGAGTTGGAACGGTTTGTGGCATCGGAACGTCAACGGCTGACGGCGCAGGCGGCGGGAGGAGCGGCAGGCGCCTCCGGACTGAGCACGGCCGCGGTGTTATCCACTGGCGGAGGATTGGCCGAGCAACAGGTGTTGTCATTGCGGCTCCAGCAACTGGAGGCCATCACCTCCCGCCTGGAATTGGGGCGTGTGGTCATTCGAATGGACTCCATCGAGCAACTCGAAGGCACTGAAGACGATATCATCCTGGAAGCGCGGGATCGGATTTTGATGCCGACTCCGTCGCAAACGGTCAGTATCATCGGGTCGGTGAAGAATCCCAGTACGGTGGTCTATCGGCCGAGCCTGGGATTGGAAGACTACCTGCGTCAGGCCGGGGGACTGACCGAGGATGCGAATAAGAAAGAGATGTATGTCATGCGGGCCAACGGAACCACCGACTCCGCCTACCTGGCCGTGAAGGAATTGCGGTCCGGAGATACGATCGTGGTGCCTCAAAAGATCGAGGCCCGGACACCACAACTGGCCCTGTGGCAGACCGTGGCCAGTATTATCGGCAGCGTGGCTCTGACGGCCGCCGGTATCGCGGTTGTCGGTCGATGA
- a CDS encoding c-type cytochrome, whose product MKQAGMKRLALMVGILGFGFGVAACGGGGEGGGEGPVVPPPPAPAEYADKHMPAGWWTDPKIIEEGKELYIGGKNPDVNCASCHGKDGKPVKAGARDFRNGDRMKLYSDSVWFWRISEGVPNTKMKPWKSKLSEEDRWKILAFERSFGLAGKGWDANKKDWVPADQVK is encoded by the coding sequence ATGAAACAGGCAGGCATGAAGAGATTGGCTCTGATGGTCGGCATTCTTGGTTTTGGTTTTGGCGTCGCCGCCTGCGGTGGCGGTGGTGAAGGGGGAGGCGAAGGTCCGGTGGTTCCGCCGCCGCCTGCTCCCGCCGAATATGCCGACAAGCATATGCCTGCCGGTTGGTGGACGGATCCGAAAATCATCGAAGAAGGTAAGGAGCTGTACATCGGCGGCAAGAATCCTGACGTCAATTGCGCCAGCTGCCATGGCAAAGACGGTAAGCCGGTCAAGGCGGGTGCCCGGGATTTCCGCAATGGCGATCGCATGAAGTTGTATTCGGACTCGGTCTGGTTCTGGCGCATCTCAGAGGGCGTTCCCAACACCAAGATGAAGCCCTGGAAGAGCAAGTTGTCCGAAGAGGATCGTTGGAAGATTTTGGCGTTCGAGCGTTCCTTCGGGTTGGCGGGCAAGGGTTGGGACGCCAATAAGAAGGATTGGGTACCTGCTGATCAGGTGAAGTAG
- the hpnH gene encoding adenosyl-hopene transferase HpnH, translating into MAVPVSQMYTVTKYVLTQKLRGVKRYPLVLMLEPLFRCNLACAGCGKIQYPDHVLDKRLTPAQCWAAADECAAPIISIPGGEPLIHPEMPEIVRGLVERQKYVYLCTNAILMERKLDEYPPSKFLTFSVHMDGLRDEHDLAVCRDGVYDVAVKAIKAALKRGHRVTTNTTLFDDANPERVRKFFDEMMGLGVEGMMISPGYSYQKAPDQQHFLKRSRTTELFSKILGNRKRGWQFNQSPLFLEFLMGKREYQCTPWGNPTYNVFGWQRPCYLLQEGYASSFRELMEQTNWDSYGTGRNEKCADCMVHCGYEASAVEDTFGSFSGFAKTVKITLLPNAR; encoded by the coding sequence ATGGCTGTTCCAGTCTCCCAGATGTATACAGTGACCAAGTACGTGTTGACCCAGAAACTCCGGGGGGTCAAACGGTATCCGCTCGTGCTCATGCTCGAGCCCCTGTTTCGTTGCAACCTCGCGTGCGCGGGGTGCGGCAAGATTCAATATCCGGATCATGTCCTGGATAAGCGGTTGACCCCGGCGCAATGTTGGGCTGCGGCCGATGAATGCGCGGCGCCCATCATCAGTATTCCGGGCGGTGAACCGTTGATCCATCCCGAGATGCCCGAGATCGTGCGCGGGCTCGTGGAACGTCAGAAATACGTCTATCTGTGCACGAATGCGATTTTGATGGAACGGAAGCTCGATGAGTATCCCCCGTCGAAATTTCTGACGTTCAGCGTGCACATGGACGGCCTGCGGGACGAACACGACCTGGCGGTCTGCCGGGACGGGGTCTACGATGTGGCGGTGAAGGCGATCAAGGCGGCGCTCAAGCGAGGGCATCGTGTCACGACCAACACGACGTTGTTCGACGACGCGAACCCCGAACGTGTCCGGAAGTTTTTTGATGAAATGATGGGGCTGGGCGTCGAAGGGATGATGATCTCGCCCGGATATAGCTATCAGAAGGCCCCGGATCAACAGCATTTTCTCAAGCGCAGTCGCACCACGGAATTGTTCTCCAAGATTCTGGGCAACCGGAAGCGCGGGTGGCAGTTCAATCAGTCGCCGCTGTTCCTGGAGTTTCTGATGGGCAAGCGCGAGTATCAATGCACGCCCTGGGGCAACCCCACGTACAACGTCTTCGGCTGGCAGCGCCCCTGTTATTTGCTCCAGGAGGGCTACGCGTCGAGCTTCCGGGAGTTGATGGAACAGACGAACTGGGATTCCTATGGCACCGGGCGTAACGAGAAGTGCGCGGATTGCATGGTCCATTGCGGGTACGAGGCTTCGGCGGTGGAGGATACGTTCGGGTCGTTCTCCGGGTTTGCCAAGACCGTGAAGATCACCCTGTTGCCGAATGCCCGCTAG
- a CDS encoding cytochrome ubiquinol oxidase subunit I: MKIWQRCLLVMFALVAILGGVAYAQAPSAPPVEFPYTGNRTAVWIVAQLHILFAGFILGAPIFVVISEWLGYRKQDPRYDRLAKEVTKVTVILYSMTALTGGLFIFVLLATYPQFTTWLINHFFLIFAVVYPLLFIGETIVLYMYFYTWDAWKGEKKARHIALGVLLNLIGSITLFVIDAPTSFMNTPVRAEGISPAEFLATASLWDKVFNYSWMPLNLHRLVGNVTFGGFVAGLIAAYMFMGAKKDEERAYYDWMGFVGNMIGVGALLFLPFMGYLLAYELCDYDASICPYMMADQLSMFFEMQGAMIGLIFLASNYYIWLSMKRIEGVERVRMTVIAPIVMVLLPIVMTKVLTDYPVPDPTSLAFLLPLLLAPVILGRFIPITVSSSTVIKVGFLMVVVGNAIWMTPHGFVPTGAKLVAELELPSDWNFLALMPAKNSAAFTLVFVTVVNYVIYNRAVSQGTIVWGKIDFASQFVLVFLAFSAIWTMGLMGAVRSLLRKYFHAYNLLPDFTAESFTPTLSYSAWWITGITIVFYAVVSFAIIVTLRPSDSKGHAHEGSPVPAGAK, translated from the coding sequence ATGAAAATCTGGCAGCGCTGTTTGTTGGTTATGTTCGCGCTAGTGGCGATATTGGGAGGGGTGGCTTACGCCCAGGCTCCCAGTGCGCCCCCCGTGGAGTTCCCTTATACCGGGAACCGAACGGCGGTATGGATCGTCGCTCAGCTCCACATTCTTTTTGCGGGGTTCATCCTCGGGGCCCCGATTTTCGTCGTGATCTCGGAGTGGCTGGGGTATCGCAAGCAGGATCCTCGTTATGACCGGCTGGCGAAAGAGGTCACCAAGGTCACGGTCATTCTCTACAGCATGACGGCCTTGACGGGCGGTCTCTTTATCTTTGTGCTGCTCGCAACCTATCCGCAGTTCACGACCTGGCTCATCAATCACTTCTTCCTGATTTTTGCGGTGGTGTACCCGCTGTTGTTTATCGGCGAGACCATCGTTCTCTACATGTACTTCTATACCTGGGATGCGTGGAAGGGCGAGAAGAAGGCGCGGCACATCGCGTTGGGCGTCTTGTTGAATCTCATTGGTTCAATCACGCTGTTCGTGATCGACGCTCCGACGTCCTTCATGAATACGCCGGTGAGGGCGGAAGGTATCTCGCCGGCCGAATTTTTGGCCACCGCCTCCCTGTGGGACAAGGTGTTCAATTACAGCTGGATGCCGCTCAACTTGCACCGTCTGGTGGGGAACGTCACCTTCGGTGGATTTGTGGCGGGCCTGATTGCGGCCTATATGTTCATGGGTGCCAAGAAGGACGAGGAACGGGCGTACTACGATTGGATGGGCTTCGTCGGCAACATGATCGGCGTCGGTGCCTTGCTGTTCCTTCCGTTCATGGGTTATCTGCTGGCCTATGAACTTTGCGACTACGACGCCTCCATCTGCCCCTACATGATGGCCGACCAGCTCTCCATGTTCTTCGAGATGCAGGGCGCCATGATCGGTCTCATCTTCCTGGCCAGTAACTACTACATCTGGCTCAGTATGAAGCGGATCGAAGGTGTCGAGCGGGTCAGAATGACGGTGATCGCGCCGATCGTGATGGTCTTGCTGCCCATCGTAATGACCAAGGTGTTGACCGACTATCCTGTGCCGGACCCGACTTCGTTGGCTTTTTTGCTTCCGCTTTTGCTGGCGCCGGTGATCCTCGGGAGATTTATTCCGATCACCGTCTCCTCCAGTACGGTCATTAAAGTCGGGTTCCTGATGGTCGTTGTCGGAAACGCCATCTGGATGACGCCCCATGGCTTTGTGCCCACGGGTGCCAAGCTGGTCGCCGAACTTGAATTGCCGTCCGATTGGAATTTCCTGGCGCTCATGCCGGCGAAGAACTCCGCCGCCTTCACGCTGGTGTTCGTCACGGTCGTGAACTATGTCATCTATAACCGGGCCGTCTCGCAAGGGACCATTGTCTGGGGCAAGATCGATTTTGCCTCGCAATTCGTCCTCGTCTTCCTGGCGTTCAGCGCGATTTGGACGATGGGACTTATGGGCGCCGTGCGATCGCTGCTACGGAAATACTTTCATGCGTATAACCTGTTGCCGGACTTCACCGCCGAGTCCTTTACGCCGACGCTTTCCTACTCGGCCTGGTGGATCACCGGTATTACCATCGTTTTTTACGCAGTCGTCAGCTTTGCCATCATCGTGACATTGCGCCCCTCGGATTCAAAGGGTCATGCACATGAGGGAAGCCCTGTTCCGGCAGGAGCTAAGTAG
- a CDS encoding carboxypeptidase regulatory-like domain-containing protein produces the protein MRWRRAISRNTASRVAVVWGLIATLFVPSVLFASHAADHRFTVEGFVCGKDGRPGANVEVLVKDTRITVGQTVTTDGDGYYKVTLHLHNDNVGDPLLVEAGGEQKNFKIQFDPNDLETERKLRVDFGSGCERDLGPPQWLLYGLGIAAVAIVGWIGLKISRKRMREEQRRKKGQGKRQK, from the coding sequence ATGCGATGGCGGAGAGCGATCAGCAGGAACACCGCCTCGCGCGTCGCGGTCGTTTGGGGCCTGATTGCGACGCTGTTTGTGCCGTCGGTCCTGTTCGCGAGTCATGCCGCTGACCATCGATTTACCGTCGAAGGGTTTGTCTGCGGGAAAGACGGTCGGCCAGGCGCCAACGTCGAGGTGTTGGTCAAGGATACGCGGATCACGGTCGGTCAGACTGTGACGACAGATGGTGACGGGTACTATAAAGTCACCCTGCACCTTCATAACGATAATGTTGGCGACCCGCTGTTGGTTGAAGCCGGCGGGGAGCAAAAGAATTTTAAGATCCAGTTCGATCCGAACGATCTGGAGACGGAACGTAAGCTTCGGGTTGATTTCGGTAGCGGGTGCGAGCGCGATCTTGGTCCTCCGCAGTGGTTGTTGTACGGGCTGGGGATCGCGGCTGTTGCTATTGTGGGATGGATTGGGCTAAAGATCTCCCGCAAGCGGATGCGAGAAGAGCAACGGCGAAAGAAGGGACAGGGCAAGCGGCAGAAATAG
- a CDS encoding ubiquinol-cytochrome c reductase iron-sulfur subunit: MQPKLKSKVRCTDGEVGEVRRVIMDPLSHEISHIVVGAGAADSVERQVPMGQVQGVTEEVVMLRGTSAEYATLPAFKRDEYVTTHEVEIAHLEERIHVTPGEVLVPFPELERSVKRRTFFMNFTHAIGFLIGLPIAFPVLRYLMKPMYAPFDNQWLKIGNSGKIKQDDVGVQFKYKRKIKEAYMPEQEIDKNVWVLKATPKVLETVYQGKDMEFHDAAGKLIWTNKKDVPYIAYSGKCPHLGCGFKWRTHKTLGQVFLCPCHLSIYDAAGKVLDGPAPRALDPLPIKVTATGDITIIDMEFKAGTKAQVRIV, encoded by the coding sequence ATGCAGCCGAAACTGAAATCCAAAGTTCGATGTACGGACGGTGAAGTCGGGGAGGTGCGCCGGGTCATTATGGACCCGCTCTCCCACGAAATCAGCCATATCGTGGTCGGCGCCGGCGCGGCGGACTCGGTCGAGCGCCAGGTCCCCATGGGACAGGTGCAAGGAGTGACCGAAGAGGTCGTGATGCTTCGCGGCACCTCGGCCGAGTACGCGACATTGCCGGCGTTTAAGCGTGACGAGTATGTCACCACTCATGAGGTGGAAATTGCTCATCTGGAAGAGCGCATCCACGTCACCCCGGGTGAAGTGCTGGTTCCGTTCCCTGAGCTTGAGCGTAGCGTCAAGCGTCGCACCTTCTTTATGAACTTCACGCACGCCATCGGCTTTCTGATTGGTCTGCCGATCGCATTCCCAGTCCTGCGGTACCTGATGAAGCCGATGTATGCCCCGTTCGACAATCAGTGGCTCAAGATCGGCAATTCCGGAAAGATCAAGCAGGATGACGTCGGTGTCCAGTTCAAGTACAAGCGGAAGATTAAAGAAGCCTACATGCCGGAACAGGAAATCGACAAAAACGTCTGGGTTCTGAAGGCGACTCCGAAAGTCCTGGAAACCGTGTATCAAGGCAAAGACATGGAGTTTCACGACGCGGCCGGAAAGCTTATCTGGACCAATAAAAAAGACGTGCCCTACATCGCGTATTCCGGCAAGTGTCCTCACCTGGGGTGCGGGTTCAAGTGGCGGACCCACAAAACCCTCGGGCAGGTCTTCCTCTGTCCCTGTCACTTGAGCATCTATGACGCGGCCGGCAAAGTCCTCGATGGGCCGGCTCCCCGCGCGTTGGATCCGCTTCCCATTAAGGTTACTGCAACGGGCGACATTACCATTATCGATATGGAATTCAAGGCGGGCACGAAGGCCCAGGTTCGGATTGTCTAA
- a CDS encoding c-type cytochrome: MGNVIKKLVVGVVIGGILFGATKALDFPFVFQALFFGYAMLGAIVFMILDFPTLKPFGGVKAVGALLVFYAILSVVYIAGASMWPQYDPEDEKGKIEKILKPKREHYEAGKVEVLLQRAKALDEKAKELTARLQALGAAQAPADQKAGGEAAPTATTAASGGDIAKLGEEQWQLQECYNCHKLNGEGGKKRGPELDNIGNLLPAAEIARKILDPKSYKAEGFEQEYEKGKMPDKYKDLMEPKDVEALAVWLAGYKNASVNTPKPIKMK; the protein is encoded by the coding sequence ATGGGAAACGTGATTAAGAAACTGGTCGTGGGGGTCGTGATCGGCGGGATCTTGTTCGGCGCCACCAAGGCGTTGGATTTCCCCTTTGTCTTTCAGGCGCTCTTCTTTGGTTATGCCATGCTGGGTGCCATCGTCTTCATGATTCTCGATTTTCCGACACTGAAGCCCTTTGGCGGCGTGAAAGCCGTCGGGGCATTGCTCGTGTTCTATGCCATCCTCTCCGTGGTGTACATCGCCGGCGCCTCGATGTGGCCGCAGTACGATCCCGAAGATGAGAAGGGCAAGATCGAGAAGATTCTGAAGCCCAAACGGGAGCATTACGAGGCCGGCAAAGTCGAGGTTCTGTTGCAGCGCGCCAAGGCGCTCGATGAAAAGGCCAAAGAGCTGACCGCGCGTTTGCAGGCATTGGGCGCGGCGCAGGCCCCGGCGGATCAAAAGGCCGGTGGAGAGGCTGCGCCGACGGCGACGACAGCCGCCTCTGGTGGTGATATCGCCAAGCTCGGTGAGGAGCAATGGCAGCTGCAGGAATGCTACAACTGCCACAAATTGAACGGTGAGGGCGGAAAAAAGCGCGGCCCCGAATTGGACAATATCGGCAACCTTCTGCCTGCCGCGGAAATTGCCAGGAAGATTCTCGATCCCAAGAGCTACAAGGCGGAAGGCTTTGAGCAGGAGTACGAGAAGGGCAAAATGCCCGACAAGTACAAGGACCTGATGGAGCCGAAAGATGTGGAAGCTTTGGCCGTCTGGTTGGCTGGTTACAAGAACGCTTCGGTCAATACGCCGAAGCCGATCAAGATGAAGTGA